Proteins encoded in a region of the Streptococcus sanguinis genome:
- a CDS encoding conjugal transfer protein translates to MQEAFEKLKGIDIFSLKSYLEKTESIETSTIAMLNEIFVNFPFFLLNLVVGFFSLMIRILEKIDLYGSYKQYVYNGSKAIWQSFTGAASGVAQGSLVFLLLLVLGLYLFFCFVLSNGSFSRKLLHVLAIVGLGFAWFGTVSGTSGGLYILDTIDSVADTATEQIANISVPYGDNQNLKIGESMADSYIAETSYKAYLFVNTGQENGKYKNRQTNKEEPFDDSKVLGSLDNDRKFKAVSSKDRTDYIDDMGNKANDDAEKNRWVSAVFDYMFIKLFYVLFKTVEAIVIAIPIVLVQLLNLIAQGLVLIMILLFPVALLVSFIPRMQDTLFGVFKIMFGGLAFPAITSLLILSIFYLEKMTEGLLLKGFTGAIGSYSSLSTFEGLFRLMVGVVGKAAVYFLIWKYKGELIELLLGSRSKVIVTQVDDKMRQAAVNGKEKLSKASISAFEGAQKSTAYLLAGAGLGAGIVATSGKQIKDWFSGTRPSESEKPVENSDVSKEDETRTDPLATEASPFSYEGTDYEQAKAADMSFSAESRTIQETEEFEKLRENRLSRSEKCKVEKLEKELESYQEPEAMYQAQGSNAFIRGYHKTMSKDDILKENIRRKNDIINELNKLRGEG, encoded by the coding sequence GTGCAAGAAGCGTTTGAAAAACTCAAAGGAATAGATATCTTTTCATTGAAATCTTATTTAGAAAAAACTGAATCTATTGAAACTTCTACAATAGCAATGTTAAATGAGATTTTTGTTAACTTTCCCTTCTTTCTCTTGAATCTAGTTGTAGGATTCTTTTCTCTTATGATTCGTATTCTTGAAAAGATAGACCTATATGGTTCTTATAAGCAGTATGTGTATAATGGTTCTAAAGCTATCTGGCAGTCCTTTACAGGGGCAGCTTCCGGGGTAGCTCAGGGCTCACTGGTTTTTCTGCTCTTGTTAGTTTTAGGATTATACCTATTCTTTTGCTTTGTATTGTCTAACGGTTCTTTCTCTCGAAAGCTTCTGCATGTATTGGCTATTGTAGGTTTAGGTTTTGCTTGGTTTGGCACAGTTTCAGGCACTTCTGGGGGCCTTTATATTCTGGATACGATTGATAGTGTAGCTGATACAGCAACCGAGCAGATTGCTAATATTTCTGTTCCTTATGGGGATAATCAGAATTTGAAGATTGGGGAATCCATGGCGGACAGTTATATAGCAGAAACCAGCTATAAAGCTTATCTCTTTGTCAATACAGGTCAGGAGAATGGCAAATACAAGAATAGGCAGACAAACAAAGAAGAACCATTTGACGATTCCAAAGTTTTAGGAAGTCTGGATAACGATAGGAAGTTTAAGGCTGTTTCTAGTAAAGATAGAACTGATTATATTGATGACATGGGGAATAAAGCCAATGATGATGCAGAAAAAAACCGTTGGGTTTCTGCAGTGTTTGATTACATGTTTATTAAATTGTTTTATGTACTCTTTAAAACTGTAGAAGCCATTGTCATTGCCATTCCTATTGTTTTGGTTCAGCTGTTAAACCTTATTGCTCAAGGATTGGTTCTGATTATGATTCTTCTCTTCCCGGTGGCTTTGTTGGTCTCGTTCATTCCTAGAATGCAAGATACTCTCTTTGGAGTCTTTAAAATTATGTTTGGTGGTCTGGCCTTTCCAGCTATTACCAGTCTTCTGATTCTCTCTATCTTCTATCTTGAAAAGATGACTGAAGGCTTACTCTTAAAGGGATTCACTGGTGCGATTGGAAGTTATAGTTCACTCTCAACTTTTGAGGGCTTGTTTCGTCTCATGGTGGGAGTTGTGGGAAAGGCTGCGGTTTATTTCCTTATTTGGAAGTACAAAGGAGAGTTAATAGAGCTATTGTTAGGTTCTCGTTCAAAGGTTATTGTAACTCAGGTAGATGATAAGATGAGACAGGCTGCAGTAAATGGAAAAGAAAAACTGTCAAAAGCATCTATCAGTGCTTTTGAAGGTGCTCAAAAATCAACTGCTTATCTTTTAGCTGGAGCTGGTTTGGGAGCTGGTATAGTAGCTACTTCTGGAAAACAGATAAAAGACTGGTTTTCAGGTACTCGTCCTTCTGAATCTGAAAAACCTGTAGAAAATTCTGATGTTTCTAAAGAAGATGAAACAAGAACTGATCCACTTGCAACTGAAGCGAGTCCATTTTCTTATGAAGGAACTGATTATGAGCAAGCCAAAGCTGCTGACATGTCATTTTCTGCAGAAAGCAGAACGATTCAGGAAACTGAAGAATTTGAAAAGCTGCGAGAAAACCGATTATCTCGCTCAGAGAAGTGCAAAGTCGAAAAGTTGGAGAAAGAATTAGAAAGTTATCAAGAGCCTGAAGCTATGTATCAGGCACAAGGTTCTAATGCTTTTATTCGTGGTTATCACAAAACTATGTCAAAAGATGATATTTTGAAAGAGAATATCCGTAGGAAAAACGACATCATCAATGAATTAAATAAGTTGAGAGGAGAGGGATAG